The window TTGTTTAGTTGGGACAAAGAGAATGTGACATGAGAACACTCAATATTAGCCGTACGATGTGCTGTCCACCAAAATCCGATTATGAACCTAACCCTCGCCTTAACAAATACTTCAAAGTCGATATTTCCCAACGAAGCTTGAACCCTCAAATCCTCACCACTGGATTCGGAAACGCGGACGTTTTGAACGATCAACGCGTCATCGATCAGCGCAACGTTCATTCGCGGTTGTTGAAACGGTTCCAACTTCGTGTCGAACGCAAGCGTCTGGTCCTTGAATTGAACGAATATCTGGACGGAAGTGTAGTAAACCGAGAGTTGGTGGTTGGGGTTGTACGACTGGATGGTGATTTTGAATGTAGCTGACATGTAATTTTCGTTGGTAAGGGTAAAGTTTTGTACAAACGCGTATTCAACACTGTAATGAAGTTTCTTGCGTTTGGTTACGAGCCAGGTAATGAAAACACCTAGAGCTATGATGAATATTATGGTAAATATGAAGAAGATAACATGGCGAAGGCTACGGCGGCTTGACGAAGTTATCGGAGGCATTGGATCTAGCTAGAGAGTTTTAAGGTTACACACTGGttgatttggatgattttatatatagacataGATAATGCTTCGGATTCTAGAATCTGATGTTTTTTGCTTCAGAATCTTacgttttgtgtgtgtgtgtgtgtgtgtgtgtgtgtgtcaaaTATCAGAATCTTACGTTGCTTCTAACcttatgattattttatcaatattcttttctttataaaacGGAGATGCAAAACCGAGATCCTAGGTAATAAATTTTGATGCATCAAAGAATTTAGTAGAATTCATCGTAACCCAATTCACATTTAACCATATGAAATCGTCTCTCGCTTCATGCAATTAATGCGCTAAtgcattttataaaattaatttaagaaagaaaaagaaaaataaattatttgctGGAGGgtgttttatgaaaaataatctTGACTTTAATGATTGTCAAGATGAGAGAACCAGActaattgaagaagagaaatatataaCTATGGAAACTTTAGAAATTTACCTTGTAGGGAACAAATAACTGTCTCTGTTTTGATACAACAAACGTTGCCTCCAATCCATCCCTCTTTCAAATAGGGTTTGCGACGGCAAGCTAATCATCATCTGGTTTCTGTATAAAACCTAGACACTCTTTGGTATTATTGTTTGTACGACAAAACTGTTCACTTCCATCTTAGGATTTCCCACTTTTACCTTATCTTGAATTGAGCTTGCAAAATTGGGTTCCAAAATATGTGTGTTTAATTGGGCttatattgatattaaaaacaaatatgggCCATAGACAATCTTGTATTTGTGTTCTTTTATGcaattaaaagaaaaccaattataaaaaaatgaaaaaatgtactaatgaaatttttttgagcCCATAATCTCTTAAAATATGAAGATCAGATCAGgttaaattagttttataaCTTAACAGTATCTATTATCTACAATTCTACCACTGAAAAATACTCTAcatccataattttttttaatatctagtgttgttacttgttagagAACTCTTTgatccaaagaaaaagaaagaaagaaagaaagagtatAATAAATGTGAGTGTTGACGTTAAAAACAAGTATAAATGCACAAATATTCGTTCATGCATAACAGTAATCACCAGCATCACATATCAGAGGATGAACGATACGATTATTAGTGTGAAAATGCAAACTTAGTAATCAAATATCAACATCACATGAACTATTTTGGGAATTCTGTGACTGCGACAAGGCGACCGTGACATGAGGACACTTAACCTTAGCCGTATGATGTGCTGTCTTCCATACCCCGATTTTAAACCTAACCCTCGCCTTAACAAACACTTCAAAATCGATCTTTCCCGACGAGATTTGAGCCCTCAAATTCTTACCATTGGATTTAGAAACGGCAACGTTTTGTGCGACTAACATGTCATCAATCTGTTTGACATTCATCCTCGGTTGGTGAAACGGCTCCATCGTGTCGAACGCAAGCGTCTGGTCCTTGAATTTAACGAATATCTCGACGGAGCTGTAGTAGACCGAGATCCTGTGGTTAGGATTGTGGGACTGGATGGTGAATATGAACGTAGCTGACATGTGATTGTCGTTGGTAAGGTTAAAGTTTTGAACCGAGGCGTTTTCAAGAGTGTAATGAAGTTTCTTGGGTTTGGTTACAAACCAGGTAATGAGAAAACCTACAGCTGCGATGAAGATAAGAGTTAGTATGACGAGAAAAACGTAGCATACAAGGCTAGGGCGGCGCAGTGGCTGCGCTGGCAAAGTTTTCAACGCCATTGGTTCTTGATTGGGTTTGTGGTCACACATTGgtttatttgtatgtttttgtatatatagagtAGATAATTGTGATGCAAGATACTTGGAAAGTGCCTTGGATTCTGATGTTCTTTGCTTCAGCTGTAGAGAGAGAtgagttatattttatattgtcgCTTACTTTGCTTTCCCATCCacttttcttttaacaaatcATGTTTCAAAGCTTTATTGAGCAATTGTAAGACAACACTCAAACTGGCAAGTGGGACATGTAACATGttatcttattatttataaaacttacccaaaaaaaaaaaaaaagatacagtaATTCGCAGAATAAAAGTGTAAATCGTATACAATATTCATATAATTTGTATGAACTTTGTTTACGTTCTTAAGAATTTAGATACTATgataaattgtatattttaacttaaataattataaggtcGTTAGGCATACGTCTGTGCATTCTCTAAAGTCAGggactaaaatattttataaggtCTATTTCCAAATATTCTTTGAACTAACGACTTTTAAGTTTGGATGAGAGTCTTTACCAGGTAAGTATAAGGGATTGTTATTAGAGACAACCCTATTTTTATCTCTAAGTATAACTTTATGGATTATTCAATAATAGATAACCATATAACCAGGATATTCAATACTGAAATCCAAAGTAACCTATCAGATTTTATATGCATATAAAAATATAGCAGTATTTTAGGTCTAGGCATTTGAGTACCATAATCACCATGAGAGAATTAGActaattgaagaaaataaatacataaatatgaaaattgtttttgCTCTTTAATTTATACGAGCATAATGTGGTTCTTTAAGTGTCTACAATTGAGATGTATTTTTATATTAGCTTATGTGATGTGATGTAAAAATACATGGTATACAATATACATTAGCAAAGCTCTACCCAGAGTAGTCCTTCTCACTTCAGTGAGACTTTCAGCTTTAGCCGTTTATCGCCACCTAGTCTTCGAATCAAGACTGAGGCCATCTTTTGTTCCATTGACCTGCTCTTGGAAGTTGCATCGATATTCCTTAACTTCACATGCTCCAGAATGCTAGCTAGCTTTTGGTCCATAGTTCTTAAATTCCTAATATTGTTTGTCCTTATCTACCTCTGTTACGTTGCTTTAAACTTTGGAGAATGTCCTTTTATGTTGTCCTTTAAACTATCTTTTTTGTCTTGTATGCTACTTTTTCTCTACTGACTGATAACATCtgttcgtttaaaaaaatatatttacaatagagatgttttaatgaaaatgtatattttaaactaatacAGTTTGATGTATGTTTTTTTACCgttgtttgatgtatatttttatttagaaagcTCACTAAAGTTTTAAGAtgttataaaatgtttaaaaccaacaaaaccaaaataaaagtttatatttcaTATTAGCTTATGTGATGTATTTTTGTTAACTACAAAAGAGAACATAATAACATTGTGCTAATACTTCTCCTAcatccacaaaaaaaagttgtatgtatatatataaataattacaagtacagtagaacctctataaattaatactcgctataaattaataaatttttccggtACCGAGTTGGGCCGGTATAAAAATGAcgcatttcgataaaataataaaataatattttttttgaaaacccggtgtaaaaatatggtcccatcaatatcataaattaataatcaagtaaactaatatatatatatatatatatatttatctaagaaaatctagtgaaatatatGACTATATTGTTGTTTGCTTATTGTTGAATTTGTATTCTTGTTGGAGCTTATCTATAATATTTCTGACTGCATAAAAATTCTGGTGTTGTCTTCACAAATCacatccaaaaattatagagttttatacgCGATAATTGATTCTTTACGTATAACTTGTTATTAATGTACCGATATATCTTCTTCAAtttcatcatcaccatgaaTGATAGTAGGAGTGATTTTTTCTTAACTATGAACAAATACATGTATCATTTTTGCATGgataatctagtaaactatTGGCATCCATCCTATTACGATAGccaaaattattaatcaaatcatCAAGTTCATGAATCGTCaacttcataaattaatattttattaatttatcgataaattaataattattaatttatcgataaattaaaacctctatcaattaataaaatttcatgttcccaatcttattaatttatagaggttttaccgTAACTATGATTTATGCTATATGTAAAAGCACGTAACAGTCCAAGAACCATTTGACATTTGTTTTTAcagctatttttggaatatttagtTTATATGACAGTATTGTAGTTATACTTTCCCAAGTATCTATAGTAATCCGACCAGTTAGAAACAagacatttatatatttaaaagtaacCATGTTTTGGAAGTTGTCTTCAAAATAGAGAAGCTAGGTGCTAAAGCTCCAAGCCCAATGTATGGGTAAATGGCATTGTATCGCCATAAGGTTTCCTTCGCTCTTTAAGGTTTCCTCTGCTGACCCAAATGGCATCGTTTTGCCATAAAACATATGCTGCAttacattaaatattttgtattcctatgtgtgtgtttttacttatgttttgtgcAATTAAAACCCTGTGTGTGTATTTTAGCTTGAACAAAGCTGCTATCACTTTTTGTGCCCTGCCATGgaatttattaaatcaaatcaaatttgcCCATATTGTGAAAGAGGAATGGAACATTAGAGAAAGTGAGAAGCAAATTCAATCCCACAATGGTGGCAAAAGcgatgacaaaaaataaaaacgatgCCCGTAAGACCTATTAATCAATCATAATTGTGACTAACAgttcaaaatttacaaaaaacaaattatgatatGCCTCCggttattatttatattgaaaatatataggaTTGATCgaataatttctttttgttaatattcgtattttattgaaaatttatatttctctttttaatatattaattttcttttttttattaatatttttatattgaaaatattataatttaaaagagtttttaatatgatttcCCGAGATCCTTTTGACATTATTTTACAGTTTCCTtagtattctttttattttagaacAAAAGTTAAACAAACTAATTAGTTGCTTTTTCTTCAAGTTaaaatgcttttgttttttacttgtttgatgaACTAATCACACGTCAATTGCTTGAAATCTGTGTTTAAAAAAGTGTTAGGCACTTCCACATTAGAAATTTTAAGCTTAGTCAATTTTAAAGGATCTAACTGCTATAAGCTCATATAATGTATGAAATAGTGGCGAAATAATGATTAATAGAGAACAAAAGTgtaatatttcaaatattaaatataaaataaatattaaaatgtataGATTATGAAACTAATACAGTTTgatgtatgtttttattattattgtttgatgtatatttttattcaaaaagctcaataaatttttaaggtgttataaaatgtttaaaaccaaaaaagacaaaataaatagatttatattttatattagcaTATGAGATGTATTTTTGTTAACTACAAAAGAGAACATAATAACATTGTGCTAATACTTCTCCTacatctgcaaaaaaaaaaaNNNNNNNNNNNNNNNNNNNNNNNNNNNNNNNNNNNNNNNNNNNNNNNNNNNNNNNNNNNNNNNNNNNNNNNNNNNNNNNNCCATTTTACATATGTtctttcagatatttttggaatatttagtttacaactttacatgaCAGTATTGTAGTTAAACTTTCTCAAGTATCTTTAGTAATCCGAACAAATAGAAACAAGACATTTATACATTTACtcatatatcataaatattaaaaaaaaaaaaaaacttggcaTTTACAGactaccaacaaaaaaatacttgatATTTACATACTACCAACAATTCATGATTACCCAAAACATGTGAGAACGTGAAGAGGCAATCAAAATTTTCGTTTGCCAGCCTTGCCATTGATCTTGATATAAGACTTGTGTTGAAAGTTAAAACCAATAAACCAGTGTTAGAATATCAGAAATcaatatatcaaaaaactttGGTGAAAACAGGAAAAACCTTTAACACACATTTACGATTTTCGTGGTTTTTGGTTCCCACTCCCAAATTTAGATGCCCGCTTAGTCATTTTTAGGTTTAGCGTTTTTATAACGCTATTATAtagtctcatttttttttttatcaacgaTAGCATTTATGAAAACTACGCTATGTTTTTCTGCTATCAATGCtaatatttcttgtagtgtattgtgtacttggatataaaaatcttagtttttgaaattctgattggtttataattttaaaaaatatatttagtaattttcatccacaatttattagagagagaaaatatatttttttttatttttctagatttttttatatttgctaTGTCAgcgtattttatttttttattaattatctttatttaattaattaactaagcttaattaagtttttctaatgacaattgaatgtaattttttacacattttaaggttagttttatatttgtacttcacaattaatatagtaggatacactacaaaattctcatttttgtttatatcaaaaagaaatCTAGAAAccattaaatacaaaaattaacataaacTGTTTAacataactttgtttttttttactgcaaTTACCATGCAATATAACATTTTGTATAACTTAGGAAACTCAGTGTAAAATTGATCAAtctatttgaatttgttttttttttttttttggcctttggTGATGCCGAAGAATTAAAAATACCTGATGTGTGTTCATGTGGAttaacaagagagagagacaaacaagctggCATTAACATCCAAACAAATTTTTGTGATAAAAACCAGTCATAAACCCCACATTAATAGCATTTTACACAACAAGACTAAACAAATTAGAGAACATGGGTAAAAGCAAATTGGTTATGGTTGGCTGACCTATTCACGGGTGCATTGATTTATTGCATCAGTCACATCCTCCAAAGCATCCAAACACTGAATACGCACAGCATGACGCTGAGCCGCCGTCATTTCAACCACATTTGCTCATACCTCATGTAACTTACCAAGTGGGATGGgatcttctttctcatcataCCCAAACTGTTGCATAATGAGTATGCACAACCAAATCACAAAGAtatagaataaaaaagaaaaacaatctagaaTTACACTAATAAACAACCCAGAATTAGCTTACCCAGGAGGATCAAAAGTATGGTGGTGCCTATCTCCGTCGGCAAAAGCAGCAACATTGTCACCAGAATTTGACTTCAATACCTCGGTGAAGTGAAGGAAAGTCTGAGCCCTTGtctatgattatatatatatatatatatatatattaatatatttgagttaatttttatttatcaattaaattttttttgtcaacttgtttatcaattattttattctaagttaactttttattaagatcatttttaaaattgtggACATATATTTCGTTTCTATCGGCTAAATttactttttgatttattttgaaatactcaacttatatttttgttgattgtttttttacataccTGGTTTTTTAAACTATTGATTcacttttatttcttattcattcgtattttttatattaattttttatttgttatattttatgttatttattaataatttatttttgaaagtcaacttatttttttttctattgactTATAAATAATCTACAAAGAACATAAAATTAACTGATCAATTGTAGATGTTGTGAGCTATTTCTACACGAGAACTACGGCATCAAGCGAGatagagtttaaaattttatcaattgTGTTATGCTTAGTTGATTTTTTCTATTGTCAacttcttaaaaatataatttgatttgaaCATCTTTCTTAATAGACAAGCTTCGGTCAatgtttgtaccggggattgcacaacttaaataaataaagattttgtgagAAAGAGCAAGCAAATTCTTTTGttaatcggggaaaacgtgagatcgtcacttaaaacaAGTCGGGATCGAGCTCGTTAGTTCACAAGCGAACTAGCAAGCTAAAAGTGACGAACTGAAAATAGGACTAAATTATAGGAAAGACAATAACAGTTTTCGATGTAAAGTATTGCTCTTTAGGTATTGTCCCCTGGGTCCCCTCTTGATCTCAATAAATGCTCTCTCCTTTTATAGGGGACTGTTGACCTAGGGTTACCTAGGGTTTTAGccgtgaattcccgagattgccctttgcGGATTGTTAATGACCTGCTTTCAATTTCGTCGGgccgaaatcacaattaatttgtcttgttgggccgagtggcatattgggcgcagaccatatccaacaatagtcccccccttaGTCCAGAGAGCGGCAGTTCTTCTGCGATCAGCGGGCATGTTTGAATTGTCTGTCATATGCCTGCTCGACACAGATTGTCTTTTGTTGCCTCTGAGGAACAAAATTGCTACAGTGAATCTTCTGTAAATGCTGGGCTCATTTTTCGAGGGATACCAGGAATATCCAGCGGTTTTTACTTCGAGTGTGGTTTTCGATGAATTTCCCGAATTTCGAGTGAGGTGACGGATTTTGCAATAAAATTCccgttttatttacttatttatatacTCTTCCtattctcctttttcttcacttcctccACTTCATAAAGAAGGTAATTTCTCTCTCtagtcttttacttttttttttttgctcccttctctctctagttttctctctttagttTGGTTGTACACCTAAAATCTTAGTTGCCGCCGCCGAGCAAGAGATCGGCTTAATGCCATCGCGATCGAGGTCGCCGATGGTCGGCTCATTATCGCCGGTTCACTCAGATCGGCGAGGGTCCGCCGTTGTTGACGATTGTCTAGACCTCGATCTGAAATGCCCAGGTCGGCCCTGTGAGATCGGCGGTTCTTCGTTGGGAACGTGTGCGTGTAATGAGGTTGATCTCGCCGAACGGAGCTCTATGCCGCTCCCTGGTTTTATCAATCGAGAGGTCGGCAATCTTGATATGAGATCGGACGAGGTCGACGAGATGGAGATGGGAGATCGGCGAAGAGAGTTGGGCCGTCGGAGATTGGACAACCGAGTTGAGGTCGGCGGAGATAGAAACGAGGTCAGCATGGACGTGTTCGGAGCTCGCCCTGATGAGGTCGACTGTAGTTTGGAGATCGGTATAGCCGAGGTAACTGCTCAGATCGGCACTCCCACGTTTGAGTCCGGCGGTGAGGTTGGTCATGGAGCGCGGCACGACGACGATGTTGCGAATGGGGTCACTTATGATCCGGTTGGAATTGATGTGGGAGATCGGCGAGGGGGTCTTGAGGTCGGCATTTGTGACCTCGACGCCGAACTTGACGAGATCGACACTACTCACGAGATCCGTCCAAGTACAAGAAGTTGTGGGGGTCGGCCAGGTGATGAGATGGAGATGGGAGATCGGCACAATAGTGATCTCGGCACAACTGTGCTCGGCGGTGACGAGCTTGGCACGGCTGATCTCCGAATTACGGTTGGTTTCGACTTTGATGAAGGCGACGCTGATCTTATGTGTGGAGGTCGGCATATAGAGTTTGGTCGGCGAGACAAAGGGGTTGAGGTCGATTCCCTTAGCAGAAAGAAAGTCCGTTCTTTGATGAGCTTCCAATTATCGGTGCATGCTCGTGGTAAAACTCTTGCGGGAATCCAACGTGCTTTCTCCAAAGAGTATGAGGCTTATAAAGATGTTTTCGACGATGTTAGTGTCAGCATTGGAGCAGAGTGTGGAGATCTTGATAGTTTGGCCAACGATTACGACTTTGATGATATTCTCGAGTTTAGCGGAGGTAGCGACAGTGGTTCTGGTGGGAGTCTTATGGACGTTGTCCTGGCCGAGGATACTGGTCCACGTTCGGCTGTTTTGGGTCTTAGTGCTGCGTCGATTGGTTCCAATCTTTCAGCCGGTCCGACCGATCATGGCCCTTCGTGGTGCACATCGGATACTATTGCTAAAATGGCGCGGTGGTGTAGGATGCCCGAGGGATTGATTTTCCGAGTTTCTGAGTCTCAAGAACGTCCTTGGACGCCTCCGACAGGTTTCATCGCGCTTTTTGAGCATTACTTTACTGAATGCGGTCTTTGGTTCCCTTTACCAGAATTTTTGATACGTTATTCTGTGAGGCGTAGGATTGCCATTTCTCAGCTTTCTGTGGGAGGTATCCGTAATGCGGTCGGTTTGGCGATACTTGGTACGAACTATGGTGTAGAGGTTGACGTGCATTTTCTAGAGAAAGCCACCAAGTTCACAAAAGTTAGAGGTAGTCCGGGATACTTCTATACCAGCGCTAAATCAGGTCATCAGATAGTCGTCGGGGCTAAAAAGAAGATTCGTCATTGGcaatgttattttttgtttgtcaagcGGGACGAGATTTCGGTTGATGATCTCGATGTGTTTTGTGCTACTGAGTGGAACATGTTTCCCGGTAGCTTCATAGTTTCTCACTTATACTTGTTTGATTGCTATTGACTGGTTAATTGGCCTTCGATTACTCAGAGATCTCGTGAGTTTCCTGCTTATTCTGTTTTATCGATTGTTGCTCTCCTTGATGGTTATTGGGTCGTcacacttttgttttcctttttaggtcTACCACGCTTAGGGATGGGAAAAGTTAACACTCGTCTTCCTCGATACGTCGATCAGTTCAAGAGGACCGTTGATGTTGGGTCCTCTTCGCGCGCTGCCGACACTGAGTTCGTCGATCCGTCAGCTGGCGGAGGTGCAGATCTGCGAGTTGCAGGAGATGTGAGATAGGCGGAGGTGGCCGTTGCCCGTGCCGACAAAAGAGCTGCCAAGGTTCCTGCTGTTGTTCCGCATGCGCAGAAGTCACGTGGTGAGGCTTCTGATGCCCTAGCGATCGTTGTCGCTGATTATGGGCGTCCTACTCCATCGAGGAAGAGAGCTTCTCATGGTGAGGTGGTTGCTCCTGAGCCGCAGTCGTCCAAGAGATCTAGGAGGGATGGCATACCGCGTGACACCACTGAGATTTCTGATTCGTTCTCCTTTTCTTACAAGACGAAGGATGATTTGTTCATCAACAACGCTGCTGCTTGTGGTCAGCTCGCTAGCAAGGTTCGCGGCTCTTTCGACCCGCTTTCCTCTGTGGGTTCTCTCTATGATCCTGAGCTGTACCGATCGTGGGCTCGGAAACACTTCCAGGTTGGCATTTCTCAGGATGGTGGTGGTGCTACCCGGATGGTCGTCTCGTACGAGCGTCGCATTGCCGAGCTGGAGAAGCAACTTGCTGATTCTCGCACTTCTGAACCGTTGAGGAGATCGGCTGAGGAGCTTCGTCAGGATCTTGAAAAAGAGCGGGGGGTTTCTACCGTTCTTAGAAAGCAAACTGCCGGTTTCAGGAAGCAGGTGGCCTATCTCAAGGCTTCTCTTGACGCTTCCCGCTCTCGTCTCAAGCAGTTCGAGGTCGATCACGCATTTCAGAAGGCGCAGCTACAAGCGAAGCGGCATGGCATCGATGTCGAGGTTGCTGGCTACAGGTCTCGTATTGAGAGGATGAGGAAGCATATTATTGACAACAGAGCGGCGCAAGAGTCTCTTCTGACTTTGAGCCAGGTGACCGGCACCTATGACTGTCTTCAGGAGCTGGTGAAGGGTGGTACGGTCATTCTGTCGAAGACTTTGCTCGGTTTGGAGGCTGATGCGAAGATGTGGGAGGACAAGGTCCTTGGTTTCGACATCACCGACGTTTTGGACAGCGACCTCGAGGCTCTTCCAGAGACTACGATCGTTCCTGCGAATCTTCAGGCGGCGGAGGTTCCCGCGACCGTAAGAGAGGAGGTCGTCATGGCAGGGGCACCTGCGGCCTAGGACGCTCAGGTTGCTGCCGAGCAGTgacttgcttttgttttgttgtgctATTAGAACCTATTCCCGCTTTGTAGCGGATGTTGAGCCGTTTAGGCgctgtattttctttttggacCTTTGCATTATGACTGGACTTGCTTTATGTAATGTCCTATGATTTTATGATATATGTTCATCATTCTATAGATGTGTTTTTCGAGAATTGCTGTATTGGTCGCTTCGCCTCGAAAATCTTACTATTTGTTCTATAAATTAGTCTTCAAGTTGCTCATTTCTCATCATCCTCCTTTCTTGTTTTTCAGATAAACCTCTCCTCTTGATTTTAGAGTAGTTGAGATCGGTCATATGCCTGTGACAACAAGGTCGGCATGGCTGAGGAGGGCGCGAGAGCGGCTCTCTGTGAGATCTGGTGACGTAGTTCGTTCCGATATGGAGTTTTATCGTGCTCGGATCCAGAGGTTGAGAGCTTACATTCTTGCTACGCGTCGAAAGTTCGAGCGTTATTTCTGGTTTCATCGTGTTGACGGAATTATCGGATATCTTGAAACTATGATCGACGAGGGATTCTTGGTTCTGAAATGGAGAAGGGATCGTTTGTTAGAGGAGCGCTCTCGTCGTGAGGCGTCACTGGCTGAGGTGGAGGTTCCCGTCCTTGAAGCGGGCGATCTCGAGCCTATTGGGAGCAGGCCCTTCGAAGGTCGACCCGAGCTTGACGCTTGTCGGATTCGGGTTAACATATTGCGTCGTTACATTATTCAGCTAGAGTGTACGGACCATTTCTTCGTTGAAAGCAACCGTGCTGAGGGGATTCGCTCGTATCTCGAGGAGATGGTTGCTAGGGGTGCGAATGTCCCGATGGACACGCTAGAAAGTCTGCGGAGGGAGTGCCAGTTCTGGCACGTGAAGATCGGCGAGCTTGAGTTTGATGAACCCTCCAATGCCGATCTGGGAATTGAAGACTGAGTTTGCACTTGAGACTTGTTTGTTATGTTAGTTTTTTGTGCCGAATGTGGCCTTTCGTACTTGGCTTTCGTTGCCTTGTCCTTGTGTGCTTTTGGATTATGGAATAAGAacgtttttgtgtttttcctaTCCTTGGTATCGAGTTGTACTTTACGGTGCAAGACGTCTCCTGGCTTATTCTATTACGTGTATCGAATACCAAATGTTTAGGGTGGTAGTCGAGATGagctcgtcgtaccttttaggtgcggctctggtgtccggcttaccctgtgTGTGCCACGAGGTCGGCAAGAGAGTGCAAGTAAGAACTTGGCTTATACAAACTTAACCGCATGCTAGCTGAATGCGATCTGGGTCGGCTTATTTATGCGGATTATTTCACCGCTGCATCCATGAGGAACGCGTTTTAAATCGTTCTCTTGGCCAGAGGGTTGATGTAATAGCTGGACATCTCGCAAAGACGGACTCGTTCGAGTGAGCTCGTGTGTTTTGATGGgttgaaacttttgtttttaatttttggtataGTTGTGCCTTGTGACGGGCTGTCTACGTACCCTTAGAAAGAGATCAAGCCATTCGTAGTTCATATTACAAAGGGAGAGCTCGGTAGTACA is drawn from Camelina sativa cultivar DH55 chromosome 8, Cs, whole genome shotgun sequence and contains these coding sequences:
- the LOC104706586 gene encoding uncharacterized protein LOC104706586, which translates into the protein MPPITSSSRRSLRHVIFFIFTIIFIIALGVFITWLVTKRKKLHYSVEYAFVQNFTLTNENYMSATFKITIQSYNPNHQLSVYYTSVQIFVQFKDQTLAFDTKLEPFQQPRMNVALIDDALIVQNVRVSESSGEDLRVQASLGNIDFEVFVKARVRFIIGFWWTAHRTANIECSHVTFSLSQLNNSQHSSCYANL
- the LOC104706588 gene encoding uncharacterized protein At1g08160-like, with translation MCDHKPNQEPMALKTLPAQPLRRPSLVCYVFLVILTLIFIAAVGFLITWFVTKPKKLHYTLENASVQNFNLTNDNHMSATFIFTIQSHNPNHRISVYYSSVEIFVKFKDQTLAFDTMEPFHQPRMNVKQIDDMLVAQNVAVSKSNGKNLRAQISSGKIDFEVFVKARVRFKIGVWKTAHHTAKVKCPHVTVALSQSQNSQNSSCDVDI